One window of Sphingobium sp. HWE2-09 genomic DNA carries:
- a CDS encoding SDR family NAD(P)-dependent oxidoreductase: MAGRLEGKVAIVTGAGRDGNIGVAICEAYLREGARVIATDFRDEERAAIVARMERVAPADAFRFMAHDVTSEADWARVAQDTEAAFGGIDILVNNAGIAIHAGIEHSSLDDLRKVMAVNHDALFLGMKACLPALKQSVERFPGGGAIINNLSMASYMPSAINIGYHTSKAAGRMLTLCAAIEFGPMKIRVNSVHPGLTMTPLIREGLADYVKLGAYESVEAAAASIAGMGALGISSDPEDTAHAFVYLASEEARFVTGASIYHDGAIGQRY, from the coding sequence ATGGCAGGCAGGTTGGAGGGCAAGGTCGCGATCGTGACCGGCGCCGGTCGGGATGGCAATATCGGCGTTGCAATCTGTGAGGCCTATCTGCGCGAAGGCGCCCGCGTCATCGCCACCGATTTTCGCGACGAAGAACGGGCCGCCATTGTCGCGCGCATGGAGCGGGTCGCCCCGGCGGACGCCTTCCGCTTCATGGCCCATGATGTCACCAGCGAAGCCGACTGGGCGCGGGTGGCGCAGGATACGGAAGCGGCTTTTGGCGGCATCGACATCTTGGTCAACAATGCCGGCATCGCCATCCATGCCGGGATCGAACATTCCTCGCTCGATGACCTGCGCAAAGTGATGGCGGTCAATCATGACGCGCTGTTCCTGGGCATGAAGGCCTGCCTGCCTGCGCTCAAGCAGAGCGTGGAGCGGTTTCCCGGCGGCGGCGCGATCATCAACAATCTGTCGATGGCCTCCTATATGCCCAGCGCTATCAATATCGGCTATCACACGTCCAAGGCGGCGGGCCGAATGCTGACGCTGTGCGCAGCGATCGAGTTCGGGCCGATGAAGATCCGCGTCAATTCCGTCCACCCCGGCCTCACCATGACGCCGCTGATCCGCGAAGGCCTGGCCGATTATGTGAAGCTGGGCGCCTATGAAAGCGTCGAGGCGGCAGCAGCAAGCATTGCGGGCATGGGCGCGCTCGGCATCAGCAGCGATCCGGAAGATACCGCCCACGCTTTCGTCTATCTGGCGTCGGAAGAGGCGCGCTTCGTCACCGGCGCGTCCATCTATCATGACGGCGCCATCGGCCAGCGTTACTGA
- a CDS encoding alpha/beta hydrolase, which translates to MRHLVDPALLPGLDLMPSLDLNAQSLPLIRQGMAQMTAMVPEPQGTGVIWRDEQVETADGRLVPVRIYTPTGGAPSALPAILHIHGGGYVMGSVGTNHVANMLLAADVGAVIVSVDYRLAPETTAPGAVEDCYAALCWLHGQSGPLGIDPARVAVRGESAGGGLAAALCLLARDRGFPAIAHQNLIYPMLDDRTCIARQLNHLGAFVWTPQANDFGWRSLLGQAPGGADVSPYAAPARAVDLAGLPPAFIAVGALDLFLVEDMDYARRLIEAGVTTELHVYPGAYHGFDILPDAPPSIRMKQDATTALRSALNA; encoded by the coding sequence ATGCGTCACCTTGTCGATCCGGCGCTGTTGCCCGGACTGGACCTTATGCCCTCGCTCGACCTCAATGCGCAAAGCCTGCCCCTGATCCGGCAGGGCATGGCGCAGATGACCGCGATGGTCCCCGAACCCCAGGGCACCGGCGTCATTTGGCGGGATGAGCAGGTGGAAACCGCCGATGGCCGTCTCGTACCCGTGCGCATCTATACGCCCACTGGGGGAGCGCCCTCCGCGCTGCCCGCCATCCTGCACATCCATGGCGGCGGCTATGTGATGGGATCGGTCGGGACCAATCATGTCGCAAACATGCTGCTGGCGGCTGATGTCGGCGCGGTGATCGTCTCCGTCGATTATCGCCTGGCGCCGGAAACCACTGCGCCCGGCGCGGTGGAGGATTGCTATGCCGCCTTATGCTGGTTGCATGGGCAATCCGGGCCGCTAGGTATCGATCCCGCCCGGGTCGCGGTGCGTGGCGAAAGCGCGGGCGGGGGTTTGGCGGCCGCTCTGTGCCTGCTGGCGCGCGATCGGGGCTTTCCGGCGATCGCGCATCAAAATCTCATCTACCCCATGCTGGACGATCGAACCTGCATCGCGCGGCAGCTCAATCATCTGGGCGCCTTCGTCTGGACCCCGCAGGCCAATGACTTTGGCTGGCGTTCGCTCTTGGGGCAGGCGCCGGGCGGGGCCGATGTGTCACCCTATGCCGCGCCGGCCCGCGCCGTCGATCTGGCCGGCCTCCCGCCTGCCTTCATCGCAGTCGGCGCGCTCGATCTCTTCTTGGTAGAGGATATGGATTATGCCCGCCGCCTGATCGAAGCGGGCGTGACCACGGAGTTGCATGTCTATCCGGGCGCCTATCATGGCTTCGACATATTGCCCGACGCGCCGCCATCCATCCGCATGAAGCAGGACGCGACGACGGCGCTGCGCAGCGCTCTTAACGCATGA
- a CDS encoding aldo/keto reductase produces the protein MLSKVTIANTDLTVSRLCYGTNMLGWQIDQDHSNAILDRFADLGGNFIDTARSYGDWMPDAPKGASERAIGAWLKGKTRDDFVIATKGGHFDMRVGDYRNRVNATDIASDLDESLSHLGVDTIDLYWVHMDNPETPVSELIDFLNDAKDAGKIRWFGASNWSDARLLEANAYAKANGKTGFVAVEPFWGLAKPNEMNAMQQGYQLYFEDHGGALKDAGLAVIPYCAQSRGYFAMLEKGEDAVSDALKGFYDNPANQARFEAAKAVAARHGASVSEIVLAYLLNQPGQVIPIFGASSPARIEESVKAAAITLSPEELAELRAE, from the coding sequence ATGCTTTCGAAAGTGACGATTGCCAACACCGACCTCACCGTCAGCCGCCTATGCTATGGCACCAACATGCTGGGCTGGCAGATCGACCAGGATCATTCCAACGCCATCCTCGATCGCTTCGCGGACCTCGGCGGTAATTTCATCGATACTGCGCGGTCCTATGGCGACTGGATGCCCGATGCACCCAAGGGCGCGAGCGAGCGCGCGATCGGCGCCTGGCTGAAGGGCAAGACCCGCGACGATTTCGTCATCGCGACCAAGGGAGGCCATTTCGACATGCGCGTGGGCGATTATCGCAATCGCGTCAACGCTACCGATATCGCCAGCGATCTGGACGAGAGCCTGAGCCATCTGGGCGTCGACACGATCGACCTTTATTGGGTGCATATGGACAATCCGGAAACCCCGGTCAGCGAACTGATCGATTTCCTGAACGATGCCAAGGATGCGGGCAAGATACGCTGGTTCGGCGCATCCAACTGGAGCGACGCGCGCCTGCTGGAAGCCAACGCCTATGCCAAGGCCAATGGCAAGACCGGCTTCGTTGCGGTCGAACCCTTTTGGGGTCTGGCCAAGCCCAATGAAATGAACGCCATGCAGCAGGGTTACCAGCTATATTTCGAGGATCATGGCGGCGCGCTCAAGGATGCTGGCCTGGCCGTCATCCCCTATTGCGCGCAGAGCCGCGGCTATTTCGCGATGCTGGAAAAGGGCGAGGATGCGGTATCCGACGCGCTTAAGGGCTTTTACGACAATCCGGCCAACCAGGCGCGTTTCGAAGCCGCCAAGGCGGTAGCTGCGCGGCATGGCGCGAGCGTATCCGAAATCGTACTGGCCTATCTGCTCAATCAGCCGGGGCAGGTGATCCCGATCTTCGGCGCATCCAGCCCGGCGCGGATCGAGGAAAGCGTCAAGGCCGCCGCCATCACCCTGTCGCCGGAGGAACTGGCCGAGTTGCGCGCCGAATGA
- a CDS encoding Lrp/AsnC family transcriptional regulator: protein MQIRSGRSLTPPSLDALDNSIIDILRTNGRVTNQDIAKQLSVTAATVSARLQKMEDARAMRVVAVTDFSALGYNVIIAVGVKVQERSVQAVGHDLAKFSEVLSVNVMNGRYDIELMVALHDFSEVQQFLYDHIASIAGVAQIDAGIAVDIAKYEFNVVPL from the coding sequence ATGCAGATCAGAAGCGGGCGGTCGCTGACACCGCCTTCGTTGGACGCCCTTGATAACAGCATCATCGATATTCTTCGTACCAATGGCCGCGTGACCAATCAAGATATCGCCAAGCAATTGTCGGTCACCGCGGCAACGGTTTCGGCGCGCTTGCAGAAGATGGAGGATGCCCGCGCCATGCGGGTGGTCGCCGTCACGGATTTTTCCGCGCTGGGCTACAACGTCATCATCGCCGTCGGCGTCAAGGTGCAGGAACGCAGCGTTCAGGCCGTCGGCCATGACCTGGCGAAATTCTCCGAAGTGCTCAGCGTGAACGTCATGAACGGGCGCTACGATATCGAATTGATGGTCGCCTTGCACGACTTTAGCGAAGTGCAGCAATTTCTCTACGACCATATCGCCAGCATTGCCGGCGTCGCCCAGATCGATGCGGGCATTGCCGTCGATATCGCCAAATATGAATTCAACGTGGTGCCGCTATGA
- a CDS encoding Lrp/AsnC family transcriptional regulator, which yields MTDTDWQRLDALDHKIVDKLAVDARISNRAIAAELGVTEGTIRTRIKRLQNEGLIQFTVVTDFRMAGSPNLCMMGIDVDPSRVTEVAARLKQMPEINCVVLMLGRFNLLAMGLFTNIEQLNEIITERIRGLPGVQRVETSISVHNLKYDAGVAKIASASAIPD from the coding sequence ATGACCGATACCGACTGGCAGCGCCTCGATGCGCTCGATCATAAGATCGTGGACAAACTCGCAGTGGACGCGCGCATCTCCAATCGCGCGATCGCGGCCGAACTGGGCGTGACGGAAGGGACGATCCGTACGCGGATCAAGCGCCTGCAGAATGAAGGCCTGATCCAGTTTACGGTCGTGACGGATTTCCGCATGGCCGGCTCGCCCAACCTGTGCATGATGGGTATCGACGTCGATCCCTCGCGCGTGACGGAGGTCGCCGCACGGTTGAAGCAGATGCCGGAGATCAACTGCGTGGTGCTGATGCTCGGCCGTTTCAATCTGCTCGCCATGGGCCTTTTCACCAATATCGAGCAGCTGAACGAAATCATCACCGAACGCATCCGCGGCTTGCCGGGGGTCCAGCGGGTGGAAACCTCCATCTCCGTACACAATCTCAAATATGACGCCGGTGTGGCGAAGATCGCGTCGGCGTCCGCTATTCCCGACTAA
- a CDS encoding TetR/AcrR family transcriptional regulator, whose amino-acid sequence MTQSLTAYKPRRGRPDAKQMAAIDRAILTAARRFFLEEGYDATAMETIAAAAGVSKATLYARYAAKSDLFRAVIQDRVAQWAQMAEWHDPAEGHSLRERLLHHGILIARTLSHPEVHAFQRLLIATRERFPELSLAMYESGTRPFVEKIALDIAEAARLEDMPVRDPAMIAKLFMSAMTGWQLQEGAARTMTDIELEGVARRIVDLFLLARAGW is encoded by the coding sequence ATGACCCAGAGCCTGACCGCCTATAAACCGCGCCGCGGCCGACCGGACGCCAAGCAGATGGCCGCGATCGACCGCGCGATCCTGACGGCCGCGCGCCGCTTTTTCCTGGAAGAAGGCTATGACGCGACAGCGATGGAAACGATCGCCGCGGCAGCAGGCGTGTCGAAGGCGACGCTTTATGCGCGCTATGCGGCCAAGAGCGATCTGTTTCGGGCCGTCATTCAGGACCGGGTCGCCCAATGGGCGCAGATGGCCGAATGGCACGACCCCGCCGAAGGGCATAGCCTGCGCGAACGATTGCTGCACCATGGCATATTGATCGCCCGGACGCTGTCCCATCCGGAGGTGCATGCCTTTCAACGCCTGCTGATCGCCACGCGCGAGCGGTTTCCCGAACTGTCTTTGGCCATGTATGAAAGCGGCACGCGCCCTTTCGTCGAGAAGATCGCCCTGGACATCGCCGAGGCGGCGCGACTGGAGGATATGCCGGTGCGCGATCCGGCGATGATCGCGAAGCTGTTCATGTCGGCCATGACCGGATGGCAATTGCAGGAAGGCGCGGCCCGGACCATGACCGATATCGAGTTGGAAGGGGTCGCTCGACGGATCGTCGACCTGTTCCTGCTGGCCCGCGCCGGTTGGTGA
- a CDS encoding AEC family transporter yields the protein MAMTIFGALVPVFGLILLGYFCGRTNILGDRAFEVLNRFVIAVTLPVLTFRSIARMDPHDLAQPWMMIAVVGGALATYAIGFAIEKALGRSGGEANIAGLCACFSNTGFVGLPIALLTFGKGVIAPVAVTMLLYSSVVFTIGVVMSEMAANHGHGAKAGLKLAGRSVLRNPLILLSSLGVVWCLLRVPLDGPFDVLLSTLAQATAPCALTAIGIFIALPREKAAPGPIGRALLLKLGVHPVLTAGFILILPPMPTLWAKMAILMAAMPSGASSFVLAGKAGRWAMELSAWAVTLTTTLASVSLIAILWWLGA from the coding sequence ATGGCGATGACCATCTTCGGCGCGTTGGTGCCGGTCTTCGGGCTGATCCTGCTGGGCTATTTCTGCGGGCGCACCAATATATTGGGCGATCGGGCCTTTGAAGTGCTCAACCGGTTCGTCATCGCAGTCACGCTGCCGGTCCTGACCTTTCGCTCGATCGCTCGCATGGATCCGCACGATCTGGCGCAGCCATGGATGATGATCGCGGTCGTGGGCGGCGCGCTGGCAACCTATGCGATCGGTTTTGCGATCGAGAAGGCCTTGGGACGCAGCGGCGGCGAGGCGAATATTGCGGGACTATGCGCCTGTTTCAGCAATACCGGGTTCGTCGGCCTGCCGATCGCGCTGCTGACATTCGGCAAGGGCGTGATTGCGCCGGTGGCCGTGACGATGCTGCTCTATTCGTCCGTCGTGTTCACCATCGGCGTGGTCATGAGCGAGATGGCGGCCAATCATGGTCATGGCGCGAAGGCGGGATTGAAACTGGCGGGGCGATCGGTGCTGCGCAATCCGCTGATCCTGCTGTCATCGCTGGGCGTCGTCTGGTGCCTGCTCCGCGTGCCGCTGGATGGGCCGTTCGACGTGCTGCTGTCCACCCTGGCGCAGGCGACCGCGCCTTGTGCGCTGACCGCGATCGGCATCTTCATCGCCCTGCCCCGCGAAAAGGCGGCACCGGGACCGATCGGACGGGCATTGTTGCTGAAGCTGGGCGTGCATCCTGTGCTGACCGCGGGCTTTATCCTGATCCTGCCGCCCATGCCGACGCTATGGGCGAAGATGGCGATCCTGATGGCGGCGATGCCAAGCGGCGCGTCCAGCTTCGTGCTGGCGGGCAAGGCGGGACGCTGGGCCATGGAACTGAGCGCCTGGGCGGTGACGCTGACCACGACATTGGCGTCGGTTTCGCTGATCGCGATCCTGTGGTGGCTGGGCGCTTAG
- a CDS encoding NAD(P)-dependent oxidoreductase: MTTKIGFIGLGAMGLPMSSNLQRKGFAVTVFDIDQAKMDKVAALGATKAASIADASRGQDIVITVLPATQHVDAVVLGDDGVLTHIDAGALLMDLSTIDANGTDRVAAACAAKGIAFVDAPIGRLALHAERGESLFMVGATDADFARVEPALNAMGTDIFRCGAPGMGSRMKVINNFMLLSTAQIVAESIALGTKLGLDIQTIHDVTGGTTARNGQFHVLMVNKALKGDVEPGFTIDLAFKDLTLAMNAAAENRVGLPMGAAAHAVYGGARARDYATKDYSALLNYACENAGVETPRMG; encoded by the coding sequence ATGACCACGAAGATCGGTTTCATCGGCCTTGGCGCCATGGGCCTGCCCATGTCGTCCAACCTGCAGCGCAAGGGCTTTGCCGTCACCGTTTTCGACATCGACCAAGCCAAGATGGACAAGGTCGCGGCGCTGGGCGCGACGAAGGCCGCCAGCATCGCCGACGCAAGCCGCGGGCAGGACATCGTCATCACCGTGCTGCCCGCGACGCAGCATGTCGATGCGGTGGTGTTGGGCGACGATGGGGTGCTGACGCATATCGACGCGGGCGCGTTGCTGATGGATTTGTCCACCATCGACGCCAATGGCACCGACCGGGTCGCGGCGGCGTGCGCGGCGAAGGGTATCGCCTTTGTCGATGCGCCGATCGGCCGTCTGGCGCTGCACGCCGAACGGGGCGAATCGCTGTTCATGGTCGGTGCAACCGACGCGGATTTCGCGCGGGTCGAACCGGCGCTCAACGCCATGGGCACGGACATTTTTCGCTGCGGCGCGCCGGGCATGGGCAGCCGGATGAAGGTCATCAACAATTTCATGCTGCTGTCGACCGCGCAGATTGTGGCGGAATCGATTGCGCTGGGCACCAAGCTAGGCCTCGACATCCAGACGATCCATGACGTGACGGGCGGCACCACCGCGCGCAACGGCCAGTTCCATGTGCTGATGGTCAACAAGGCGTTGAAGGGCGATGTCGAGCCGGGCTTCACCATCGACCTGGCGTTCAAGGATCTGACGCTGGCGATGAACGCGGCGGCGGAGAATCGGGTGGGCCTGCCCATGGGCGCGGCCGCGCACGCCGTGTATGGCGGGGCGAGGGCGAGGGATTATGCAACGAAGGATTATTCCGCGCTGCTCAACTATGCGTGCGAGAATGCCGGGGTTGAAACGCCGCGCATGGGGTAA
- a CDS encoding CaiB/BaiF CoA transferase family protein — protein MSDTAPEQSTGPLAGIKVLDLSRVLAGPWCTQILGDLGAEVIKIEQPGQGDDTRRWGPPFLDDGSKDAAYYLCANRNKKSVAINMADPRGAALIREIALGVDIVVENFRVGGLAKYGLDYAALSQINSKLIYCSITGFGQDGPYKDRGGYDFLIQGMSGLMSITGRPDDEPGGGPMKVGIPISDLVTGLYSAISILAALTHRDRTGEGQQIDMALLDTQVALLANQASNYLNGGMLPRRLGNEHPNTVPYQDFACADGDILVALGNDRQFRSFCTLIGRPDLPDDPRFVDNGGRSPNRHALQEEMRPAIARWKSDDLIAAMEAAKLPGGRVNDIPHILADPHIAARGVIQNMARSDGTPVKILGFPGKLSKTPADYRHAPPRSGEDTCDVLSSLTGVSEADLAALIEAGVIAERLH, from the coding sequence GTGAGCGATACCGCCCCCGAGCAATCGACCGGTCCCCTGGCCGGGATCAAGGTGTTGGACCTATCGCGCGTGCTGGCCGGACCATGGTGCACGCAGATATTGGGCGATCTGGGGGCGGAGGTCATCAAGATCGAGCAACCCGGACAGGGCGACGATACGCGCCGCTGGGGACCGCCCTTTCTGGACGACGGGTCGAAGGACGCGGCCTATTATCTGTGCGCCAACCGCAACAAGAAATCGGTGGCGATCAACATGGCCGACCCGCGCGGCGCGGCGCTGATCCGCGAGATCGCGCTGGGCGTGGACATCGTGGTGGAGAATTTCCGCGTCGGGGGTCTTGCCAAATATGGCCTGGACTATGCGGCGCTGTCGCAGATCAATTCCAAGCTCATCTATTGTTCGATCACAGGTTTCGGACAAGATGGTCCCTATAAGGATCGGGGCGGATATGATTTCCTGATCCAGGGGATGAGCGGCCTCATGTCGATAACCGGCCGACCTGACGACGAGCCGGGCGGCGGGCCGATGAAGGTTGGCATTCCGATCAGCGATCTGGTGACGGGGCTATATTCCGCCATTTCGATCCTGGCCGCACTCACCCATCGCGATCGCACCGGCGAAGGGCAGCAGATCGACATGGCGTTGCTGGACACGCAGGTCGCGCTGCTCGCCAATCAGGCCAGCAATTATCTGAACGGCGGGATGCTGCCCCGGAGGCTGGGCAATGAACATCCCAATACCGTGCCTTATCAGGATTTCGCCTGCGCCGATGGCGACATATTGGTGGCGCTTGGCAACGACCGGCAGTTTCGCAGCTTTTGCACGTTGATCGGTCGGCCCGACCTGCCCGACGATCCGCGCTTTGTCGACAATGGCGGGCGGTCGCCCAATCGCCATGCCTTGCAGGAGGAGATGCGCCCGGCCATCGCCCGGTGGAAGTCGGATGATCTGATTGCGGCGATGGAGGCGGCCAAGCTGCCCGGTGGGCGCGTCAACGACATTCCGCACATTCTGGCCGATCCGCACATCGCCGCACGCGGAGTGATCCAAAATATGGCGCGATCCGACGGCACGCCGGTCAAGATTCTGGGTTTTCCCGGCAAATTGTCGAAGACACCCGCCGATTATCGCCACGCGCCGCCCCGGTCGGGAGAGGACACATGCGATGTGCTGAGCAGCCTGACGGGCGTCAGCGAGGCGGACCTTGCCGCATTGATCGAGGCCGGCGTGATCGCCGAGCGATTGCATTAA
- a CDS encoding LysR family transcriptional regulator, which produces MDLRQLRYFVTLADTRNFHRAAERLHMSQPPLTVAIRKLEEELGAPLFDRGARGVTLTPAGATSLEIARATLAQADRFKEAVREGAAGRGGGSASASSAPRPSNCCHASSPNIATAIRPSNWCWKKRPALTSPANWQPVNWT; this is translated from the coding sequence GTGGATCTGCGCCAGCTTCGCTATTTCGTGACCCTTGCCGACACCCGCAACTTCCATCGTGCGGCGGAACGGCTCCACATGTCGCAGCCGCCTCTGACGGTCGCGATCCGCAAGCTGGAGGAGGAACTGGGCGCGCCCCTGTTCGATCGCGGCGCGCGCGGCGTCACCTTGACGCCGGCGGGCGCGACGTCGCTGGAGATCGCCCGCGCCACGCTGGCGCAGGCCGACCGTTTCAAGGAAGCCGTGCGTGAAGGCGCGGCGGGGAGAGGGGGCGGCTCCGCGTCGGCTTCGTCGGCTCCGCGACCTTCGAACTGCTGCCACGCATCATCCCCGAATATCGCCACCGCTATCCGGCCGTCGAACTGGTGCTGGAAGAAGCGACCAGCATTGACATCGCCCGCAAACTGGCAGCCGGTGAACTGGACGTAG
- a CDS encoding LysR family substrate-binding domain-containing protein, with translation MPRIIPEYRHRYPAVELVLEEATSIDIARKLAAGELDVGLVRLPLLEIAAIDTRSIDPDELYAALPDASPFADRDTVDLAALAAEPFVLQSRISVLHSITLTACHDAGFVPIVAQEAAQLSAVLALVRSGLGVALVPSRAARAVPHGVTLVRLARRVAIETGVALPRGGGSPVARNFAAIAIDSD, from the coding sequence CTGCCACGCATCATCCCCGAATATCGCCACCGCTATCCGGCCGTCGAACTGGTGCTGGAAGAAGCGACCAGCATTGACATCGCCCGCAAACTGGCAGCCGGTGAACTGGACGTAGGTCTTGTCCGCCTGCCGCTGCTGGAGATCGCCGCCATCGACACCCGGTCGATCGATCCCGACGAGCTGTACGCCGCCCTGCCGGACGCCAGCCCGTTCGCCGATCGCGACACGGTGGACCTTGCCGCGCTCGCGGCCGAACCTTTCGTGCTGCAAAGCCGGATCAGCGTGCTGCATTCGATCACCCTGACCGCCTGCCACGATGCAGGCTTCGTCCCGATCGTGGCGCAGGAGGCCGCGCAATTGAGCGCCGTTCTGGCCCTGGTTCGCTCGGGCCTTGGCGTGGCGTTGGTCCCATCGCGTGCCGCGCGGGCGGTGCCGCACGGCGTCACGCTCGTCCGTCTCGCGCGTCGCGTCGCGATCGAAACCGGCGTCGCACTCCCGCGTGGCGGCGGAAGTCCGGTCGCCCGCAATTTCGCGGCGATCGCCATCGATAGTGATTGA
- a CDS encoding acyl-CoA dehydrogenase family protein, whose translation MFETLTLSALPPEDEALRPALRALIAEAIADMPIHRRARSWQGFDAAFSRKLGQAGYLGLSLPTEYGGVGRGPFTRFVVVEELLSAGAPVAGHWIADRQSGPLIRHYGTEAQRQFYLPRISKGEALFCIGMSEPGSGSDLASVRSRADRQDDGGWLLNGQKIWTTNAMHSDYMIALVRTSGTSGDRQSGLSQMIVDLKLPGITIRPIIDLTGDAHFAEVFFDNVRLAPDALIGEEGQGWSQVTAELAFERSGPERIYSSVVLIDAWARHLDTVGRKDSATLRLLGSLTAQLAVLREMSLAVTARLVAGESPVVEASLMKDLGTGFEQAVPQCIGDDLAAHPDEAVDAELYRTLLYVTHIAPSFSLRGGTREILRGIIARGLGLR comes from the coding sequence TTGTTCGAAACATTGACCCTTTCCGCGCTTCCGCCGGAAGATGAAGCGCTTCGTCCCGCCCTGCGCGCGCTGATCGCTGAAGCGATTGCGGACATGCCCATCCATCGGCGCGCCCGATCCTGGCAGGGGTTCGACGCTGCCTTCAGTCGGAAGCTGGGTCAGGCCGGTTATCTCGGCCTGTCGCTGCCGACCGAATATGGCGGTGTCGGTCGCGGCCCCTTCACGCGCTTCGTCGTCGTGGAAGAACTCCTGTCCGCGGGCGCCCCGGTCGCAGGCCACTGGATCGCCGATCGCCAGAGCGGTCCGCTGATCCGGCACTACGGCACGGAAGCGCAACGGCAATTCTACCTCCCCCGCATATCGAAGGGGGAGGCGCTGTTCTGCATCGGCATGAGCGAGCCAGGTTCCGGCTCCGATCTCGCCAGCGTCCGCAGCCGCGCCGACCGGCAGGATGACGGCGGCTGGCTGCTCAACGGCCAGAAAATCTGGACCACCAACGCGATGCACAGCGATTATATGATCGCGCTGGTCCGCACCTCGGGCACCAGCGGCGACCGGCAATCGGGTCTGTCGCAGATGATCGTCGATCTCAAACTGCCCGGCATCACCATCCGCCCGATCATCGACCTGACCGGCGACGCCCATTTCGCTGAAGTCTTTTTCGACAATGTCCGTCTCGCCCCCGACGCTTTGATCGGGGAAGAAGGGCAGGGATGGAGCCAAGTCACCGCCGAACTCGCCTTCGAACGCAGCGGACCCGAACGCATCTATTCATCGGTCGTCCTGATCGACGCCTGGGCCAGGCATCTCGACACGGTCGGTCGCAAGGACAGCGCCACCTTGCGCCTGCTAGGTTCCTTGACCGCCCAATTGGCGGTGCTGCGCGAAATGTCGCTGGCCGTCACCGCGCGGCTGGTGGCGGGCGAAAGCCCGGTCGTGGAAGCGTCGCTCATGAAGGACCTGGGAACCGGCTTCGAACAGGCGGTGCCGCAATGTATCGGTGACGATCTGGCGGCCCATCCGGATGAGGCGGTCGATGCCGAACTCTATCGGACCCTGCTCTACGTCACCCATATCGCGCCCAGCTTCTCGCTGCGGGGCGGCACGCGCGAAATCCTGCGCGGCATCATCGCCCGTGGCCTTGGGCTTCGTTAA
- a CDS encoding acyl-CoA dehydrogenase family protein codes for MDMAELIDPFTRLIEDVCTPAAIRGVEEGGDSAPMWQAFSELGFLDALVAEDAGGAGLSLADAAPLIALLGHYAVPLPVGDTMIARALLAAAGIEAPDGPIAIVTGKGAAPFAGVASHILSGTPDAPVLTPADAQPTGVRHDTDAFIPDIDGTALRPIAAMVRALLISGAAGRVMDMTIAYANERSQFGKPIGKQQAVQQQLAVLAEQAVAARIAAAIGARSGLSPRLADVAIAKHGASVAAVQIAAIAHAVHGAIGISEEYDLQLLTRRLHGWRLADGSESYWAGVLGDLRAAALSMPTADFIRAA; via the coding sequence ATGGACATGGCTGAACTGATCGATCCCTTCACCCGCCTGATCGAGGATGTCTGCACCCCCGCCGCCATCCGCGGGGTGGAGGAGGGCGGCGATAGCGCCCCCATGTGGCAGGCCTTTTCCGAATTGGGCTTTCTCGACGCACTCGTGGCGGAAGATGCCGGTGGCGCGGGCTTGTCACTGGCCGACGCCGCGCCGCTTATCGCGCTGCTGGGTCATTATGCGGTGCCGCTACCGGTGGGCGATACGATGATCGCGCGCGCGCTGCTTGCCGCTGCCGGGATCGAAGCGCCTGACGGGCCGATCGCCATCGTCACCGGCAAGGGGGCAGCGCCCTTCGCCGGGGTCGCCAGCCACATCCTGTCCGGCACGCCCGACGCGCCGGTGCTGACCCCCGCCGATGCCCAGCCAACCGGCGTGCGCCACGACACCGACGCCTTTATCCCTGACATCGACGGCACCGCCTTGCGGCCGATCGCCGCCATGGTGCGCGCCCTGCTGATCTCCGGCGCAGCAGGCCGCGTCATGGACATGACCATCGCCTACGCCAATGAACGCAGCCAGTTCGGCAAGCCCATCGGCAAGCAGCAGGCGGTGCAGCAACAGCTGGCGGTCCTTGCCGAACAGGCCGTCGCCGCGCGTATCGCCGCCGCCATCGGCGCACGATCCGGCCTGTCGCCGCGCCTGGCCGATGTCGCCATCGCCAAACATGGCGCCAGCGTCGCCGCCGTTCAGATTGCGGCGATCGCCCATGCGGTTCATGGTGCGATCGGCATCAGTGAGGAATATGACCTGCAATTGCTCACTCGCCGCCTGCACGGTTGGCGTCTGGCCGATGGGTCGGAAAGCTATTGGGCGGGGGTGCTGGGCGACCTGCGCGCCGCCGCGCTGTCCATGCCGACCGCCGATTTCATCCGGGCCGCCTGA